A section of the Kribbella voronezhensis genome encodes:
- a CDS encoding DUF4185 domain-containing protein, with amino-acid sequence MPSEPMIRRSTFLKAAVAGAGALFAAPTLAGATTRAVQAVTTTKVKDLTGPGLTDRFRMQATDLGIPARTPDGRLLFMFGDTFENPTVGGGWWRSPVALWSTTTDLASGVTWSGAVGGAAAQQLWDYPHDNPTFSTVLPSDVITIGGSMYLHAMVNKGLGNVVWTEIWRSDNSGASWYHTGAKFPGDLDGGLFQLLTWGLGNDGYVYVYSTGFQRDKPIILKRVRSDQVANPAAYEPWGYRDGAWNWGNPATPILSGSFGEMSLRPLGGKWVLTWFNAGDYRIDGMIMDTPTSNLYTAYRQTLIYGGAWGQENGNHVAQLYGGYVIPGSTLSDLHLSVSQWNTDAGWPYRVMQFRVRGFG; translated from the coding sequence ATGCCGTCCGAGCCGATGATCAGACGTTCCACCTTCCTGAAGGCTGCCGTGGCTGGTGCTGGAGCGTTGTTCGCGGCGCCCACGCTGGCCGGCGCGACGACGCGCGCCGTACAAGCGGTGACGACGACCAAGGTCAAGGATCTGACCGGGCCCGGGTTGACCGACCGGTTCCGGATGCAGGCGACCGATCTGGGGATTCCGGCCCGGACGCCGGACGGGCGGTTGCTGTTCATGTTCGGCGACACCTTCGAGAACCCGACGGTCGGTGGCGGCTGGTGGCGGTCGCCGGTCGCGTTGTGGTCGACCACGACGGACCTCGCCTCCGGCGTGACCTGGTCGGGAGCGGTCGGGGGAGCCGCGGCACAGCAGTTGTGGGACTACCCGCACGACAACCCGACGTTCTCCACCGTGTTGCCGTCGGACGTGATCACCATCGGCGGATCGATGTATCTGCACGCCATGGTGAACAAGGGGCTGGGCAACGTCGTGTGGACGGAGATCTGGCGATCCGACAACTCCGGCGCGAGCTGGTACCACACCGGCGCGAAGTTCCCGGGCGATCTCGACGGCGGCCTGTTCCAGTTGCTCACCTGGGGCCTCGGGAACGACGGGTACGTGTACGTCTACTCGACCGGGTTCCAGCGGGACAAGCCGATCATCCTCAAGCGGGTCCGCAGCGACCAGGTGGCCAACCCGGCGGCGTACGAGCCGTGGGGATACCGCGACGGTGCCTGGAACTGGGGCAACCCGGCGACGCCGATCCTGTCCGGGAGCTTCGGTGAGATGAGCCTGCGGCCGCTCGGCGGGAAGTGGGTGCTGACCTGGTTCAACGCCGGCGACTACCGGATCGACGGGATGATCATGGACACGCCGACGTCGAACCTCTACACGGCGTACCGGCAGACCCTGATCTACGGCGGCGCCTGGGGACAGGAGAACGGCAATCACGTGGCCCAGCTGTACGGCGGTTACGTCATCCCCGGCTCGACGCTCAGCGACCTGCATCTGTCCGTCAGCCAGTGGAACACCGACGCGGGCTGGCCGTACCGCGTGATGCAGTTCCGGGTCCGCGGCTTCGGATAG
- a CDS encoding dihydrodipicolinate synthase family protein yields the protein MTLTGLFIPLITPFDAGGAVALDSLEALARRMLEAGASGLVALGTTGEPSSLTEAERQAVVDVAAIVCREHDAKLIVGAGTPQALEDLRGRGEVHAALTVVPPFVRPGEAGTIAYLTQLAANSPVPLVIYHVPYRTGQALSASALTRLGSLPGVVGVKYAAGITEDAIELMAALPPHFAVLGGDDLFISPLLALGAQGGILASAHLATEQFVALIDAWHTGDVATARALGHRLARLSRALFAEPNPTVIKAALHAQGLIPTPAVRLPLLPAGHHSLTALDVLIPA from the coding sequence ATGACCCTGACTGGCCTGTTCATCCCGCTGATCACTCCGTTCGACGCTGGGGGAGCCGTCGCACTCGACTCACTCGAGGCTCTCGCGAGGCGGATGCTCGAAGCCGGCGCGAGCGGCCTGGTCGCGCTCGGCACCACCGGTGAACCCAGCTCGCTCACCGAAGCCGAGCGCCAGGCAGTCGTCGACGTTGCGGCCATCGTCTGCCGTGAGCACGACGCGAAGCTGATCGTCGGCGCCGGCACTCCACAAGCCCTCGAAGACCTGCGGGGCAGGGGAGAGGTGCATGCGGCGCTGACAGTGGTGCCTCCCTTCGTGCGCCCGGGCGAAGCGGGAACAATCGCCTACCTCACCCAACTCGCCGCCAACAGTCCCGTCCCGCTCGTCATCTACCACGTGCCCTACCGCACGGGGCAGGCCCTGTCGGCTTCCGCGCTGACGCGGCTGGGCTCCTTGCCCGGCGTGGTGGGCGTGAAGTACGCGGCCGGCATCACCGAGGACGCCATCGAACTGATGGCCGCCCTACCGCCGCACTTCGCAGTACTGGGCGGTGACGATCTCTTCATCTCCCCGCTGCTCGCCCTCGGCGCGCAGGGCGGAATCCTTGCCTCGGCTCACCTTGCCACTGAACAGTTCGTCGCCCTGATCGACGCCTGGCACACCGGCGACGTCGCCACGGCCCGCGCTCTTGGCCACCGCCTGGCCCGCTTGTCCCGAGCTCTGTTCGCCGAGCCGAACCCCACGGTCATCAAGGCAGCTCTCCACGCCCAAGGCCTGATCCCAACACCTGCGGTCCGCCTCCCGCTCCTCCCGGCCGGTCACCACAGCCTCACCGCACTCGACGTGCTCATACCGGCTTGA
- a CDS encoding S8 family peptidase, with amino-acid sequence MPALAAPGRVEAGLRAYFVITAPKQTAKVVSGVSANGGTVYAAYDGIGVLVVHSANAEFAGRMRTVAGVEKVGATRTSDLPPAAANPQLPPAPVESPDASPEVARPDMTQIGADKAWAVNPGSKSITVGVLDTGVDDQHPDLKANFDASRSASCAYGKVDTRPGAWRPVGEHGTHVAGTIAAAKDGKGMVGVAPGVKVSSIRVAEAGSQLFFPENTVCAFVFAGQKGVSVTNNSYYVDPWLFACPSDPDQAAIAEAVKRAVAFADSKGVVNVAAAGNDNYNLAEKASDDSSPDDSTPGLRSVTNDCLSLPTELPGVIVAAAVDAENLKATFSNYGPDKITVAAPGVDVYSTVPGGGYQTLDGTSMASPHVAGVLALIRSANPKLTPEQVRAKLSAEANDLPCPASNGGECTGSTADNSYYGEGLVDAAEAVGAASADTPTAGVTITKPAEQLGFGGIPAIPLLLKGMSSKGEISYTATGLPPGLSIDSERGWITGVLAPGSGRYKVTVTARDADAKTAQAVFYWNVWSF; translated from the coding sequence GTGCCGGCTCTCGCGGCGCCGGGGCGGGTCGAGGCGGGGTTGCGGGCGTACTTCGTGATCACGGCGCCGAAGCAGACCGCCAAGGTGGTCAGCGGGGTGAGCGCCAACGGCGGCACTGTCTACGCGGCGTACGACGGGATCGGCGTACTGGTCGTGCACTCGGCGAACGCGGAGTTCGCCGGCCGGATGCGCACGGTCGCCGGGGTCGAGAAGGTCGGCGCCACCCGTACGTCGGACCTGCCGCCGGCCGCCGCGAATCCGCAGCTCCCGCCCGCGCCGGTGGAGTCTCCCGACGCCTCACCCGAGGTCGCGCGGCCGGACATGACCCAGATCGGCGCGGACAAGGCCTGGGCGGTGAACCCCGGCTCGAAGAGCATCACCGTCGGCGTCCTCGACACCGGTGTCGACGACCAGCATCCCGACCTGAAGGCCAACTTCGACGCGAGCAGGTCGGCGTCCTGCGCCTACGGGAAGGTCGACACCCGGCCGGGCGCGTGGCGGCCGGTCGGTGAGCACGGCACCCACGTCGCGGGCACCATCGCCGCGGCCAAGGACGGCAAGGGCATGGTCGGGGTCGCGCCGGGCGTGAAGGTGTCGTCCATCCGCGTCGCCGAGGCGGGCAGCCAGCTGTTCTTCCCGGAGAACACCGTCTGCGCCTTCGTCTTCGCCGGCCAGAAGGGCGTCTCGGTCACCAACAACAGCTACTACGTCGACCCGTGGCTGTTCGCGTGCCCGTCGGATCCCGACCAGGCCGCGATCGCCGAGGCGGTCAAGCGCGCGGTCGCCTTCGCCGATTCGAAGGGGGTCGTCAACGTCGCCGCCGCCGGCAACGACAACTACAACCTGGCCGAGAAGGCCAGCGACGACTCCAGCCCCGACGATTCGACCCCCGGCCTGCGATCCGTCACCAACGACTGCCTGAGCCTGCCGACCGAGCTGCCCGGCGTCATCGTGGCAGCGGCCGTCGACGCGGAGAACCTGAAGGCGACCTTCTCCAACTACGGCCCGGACAAGATCACCGTCGCCGCCCCCGGTGTCGACGTCTACTCGACCGTCCCTGGTGGCGGCTACCAAACCCTGGACGGTACGTCGATGGCCTCGCCGCACGTCGCCGGTGTCCTCGCGCTGATCCGGAGCGCGAACCCCAAGCTCACCCCCGAGCAAGTGCGCGCCAAGCTGAGCGCCGAGGCCAACGACCTGCCCTGCCCCGCTTCGAACGGCGGCGAGTGCACCGGGTCGACGGCGGACAACTCGTACTACGGCGAAGGCCTCGTCGACGCGGCCGAGGCGGTCGGCGCCGCGAGCGCGGACACCCCGACAGCCGGCGTGACCATCACCAAGCCGGCCGAACAACTCGGCTTCGGTGGTATCCCCGCGATTCCGCTGCTGCTGAAGGGCATGAGCAGCAAGGGCGAGATCAGCTACACGGCGACCGGTCTGCCGCCGGGCCTGAGCATCGACAGCGAGCGCGGCTGGATCACCGGCGTACTGGCGCCGGGCTCCGGCCGGTACAAGGTGACCGTGACAGCGCGCGACGCCGACGCGAAGACCGCCCAGGCCGTCTTCTACTGGAACGTCTGGAGCTTCTAG
- a CDS encoding carbohydrate ABC transporter permease: MTAEAQERGIISAMDRRRPLVQYALPVIQVLLFIGVVIAGVGPLLWLVKSGLSTSQDIIRGPMELWPSGIQWHNVPDAWTQVQIGSYLGNTAIIAIGSLLSTLFVCTTGAFVLSVLRPKWGPLITGAVLATLFLPGVISLVPLYLTILKMPVFGWNLQNTFWAVWLPQAAGAFNILVMKRYFDAIPRELIEAARIDGASNLRLFTALIVPMSKPIIGVVALLTVIGSWKDYLWPLLVLPDPKLQPISVALPRVAKTTDLSLQMSALFLAVLIPVVLFLIFQKQFLRGVGMSGGIKD, encoded by the coding sequence ATGACGGCGGAAGCGCAGGAGCGCGGCATCATCTCGGCCATGGACCGGCGCCGGCCGCTGGTCCAGTACGCACTGCCCGTCATCCAGGTGTTGCTGTTCATCGGAGTGGTGATCGCCGGGGTCGGGCCGCTGCTCTGGCTGGTGAAGTCCGGGCTGTCGACCAGCCAGGACATCATCCGCGGACCGATGGAGCTGTGGCCGAGCGGCATCCAGTGGCACAACGTGCCGGACGCGTGGACCCAGGTGCAGATCGGTTCGTACCTGGGCAACACCGCGATCATCGCGATCGGCTCACTGCTCTCGACGCTGTTCGTCTGTACGACGGGCGCCTTCGTGCTGAGCGTGCTGCGCCCGAAGTGGGGCCCGCTGATCACCGGTGCCGTGCTCGCCACGTTGTTCCTGCCCGGCGTGATCTCGCTGGTCCCGCTCTACCTGACCATCCTCAAGATGCCCGTGTTCGGCTGGAACCTGCAGAACACCTTCTGGGCGGTCTGGCTCCCACAAGCGGCCGGGGCGTTCAACATCCTGGTGATGAAGCGGTACTTCGACGCGATCCCGCGCGAGCTGATCGAGGCGGCGCGGATCGACGGCGCGAGCAACCTCCGCCTCTTCACCGCCCTGATCGTCCCGATGTCCAAGCCGATCATCGGTGTGGTCGCCCTGCTCACGGTGATCGGATCCTGGAAGGACTACCTCTGGCCGCTCCTGGTCCTGCCCGACCCGAAGCTCCAGCCGATCTCGGTCGCCCTGCCCAGAGTGGCCAAGACCACCGACCTCTCCCTGCAGATGAGCGCGTTGTTCCTGGCGGTCCTCATCCCGGTAGTGCTCTTCTTGATATTCCAGAAACAGTTCCTGCGCGGGGTAGGAATGTCAGGAGGGATCAAAGATTGA
- a CDS encoding ABC transporter substrate-binding protein — translation MKRTARCAVALTSAAVLLAAAACADGSTPAANSAGAIDENAPVTITVGNRPKPDKPADVAAFDRNVKKFMAEHPNITVKSTETSWDAQTFQAQVAGGSLPTVMSISFTEPLNMIPNKQLPDITDELKLVDLTKDLNPETLKLVQDDKGRIYGVPFEAFSVGLAYNRALFKQAGLDPDKPPTSWDEVRQYAKQITEKTGRAGYAQLTKDNTGGWMLTTMTYSMGGTVQSDDGKKSTFNDAPAKKALQLLKDMRWTDNTMGTNFLYNQEEARQDFAAGKIGMIMQAPDAYDMCVKNFGMKPADFGEGALPQDGGPYGTLTGGSIKMINPKSSKNEIVAALKWIKSQEFDKYTSQALAVQDAKNAIADKGFVGRPGVTPLSQETYDQYNKWREPYNNVPVEQFKGYIESTKTLKLLPEPSNKGQEVYALLDPVVQQVLTKKDADIDKLLTDAAAKIDARLGR, via the coding sequence ATGAAGAGAACGGCTAGGTGCGCCGTAGCCCTGACTTCGGCGGCAGTGCTGCTGGCGGCGGCGGCCTGTGCGGACGGCAGTACCCCGGCGGCGAACAGCGCCGGGGCGATCGACGAGAACGCACCGGTGACCATCACGGTCGGGAACCGGCCGAAGCCGGACAAGCCGGCCGATGTGGCCGCGTTCGACCGGAACGTGAAGAAGTTCATGGCCGAGCACCCGAACATCACGGTGAAGTCGACCGAGACGTCGTGGGACGCGCAGACCTTCCAGGCTCAGGTGGCGGGTGGCTCGCTCCCGACGGTGATGAGCATCAGCTTCACCGAGCCGCTGAACATGATCCCGAACAAGCAGCTCCCCGACATCACCGACGAGCTGAAGCTGGTCGACCTGACCAAGGACCTGAACCCGGAGACGCTGAAGCTGGTCCAGGACGACAAGGGCCGGATCTACGGCGTACCGTTCGAGGCCTTCTCGGTCGGGCTCGCGTACAACCGGGCGCTGTTCAAGCAGGCCGGGCTGGATCCGGACAAGCCGCCGACGAGCTGGGACGAGGTCCGGCAGTACGCGAAGCAGATCACCGAGAAGACCGGTAGGGCCGGCTACGCGCAGCTGACCAAGGACAACACCGGCGGCTGGATGCTCACCACCATGACCTACAGCATGGGCGGCACGGTCCAGAGCGACGACGGGAAGAAGAGCACCTTCAACGACGCGCCGGCCAAGAAGGCGCTGCAGTTGCTGAAGGACATGCGCTGGACCGACAACACGATGGGCACGAACTTCCTCTACAACCAGGAGGAGGCGCGCCAGGACTTCGCCGCCGGCAAGATCGGCATGATCATGCAGGCGCCGGACGCCTACGACATGTGCGTGAAGAACTTCGGCATGAAGCCCGCCGACTTCGGCGAGGGCGCGCTGCCGCAGGACGGTGGCCCGTACGGCACCCTCACCGGTGGCTCGATCAAGATGATCAACCCGAAGTCGAGCAAGAACGAGATCGTGGCCGCGCTGAAGTGGATCAAGTCGCAGGAGTTCGACAAGTACACCAGCCAGGCGCTCGCCGTACAGGACGCCAAGAACGCGATCGCCGACAAGGGCTTCGTCGGGCGGCCCGGCGTGACTCCGCTGAGCCAGGAGACCTACGACCAGTACAACAAGTGGCGCGAGCCGTACAACAACGTGCCGGTCGAGCAGTTCAAGGGCTACATCGAGTCGACCAAAACGCTCAAGCTGCTGCCGGAGCCGTCGAACAAGGGGCAGGAGGTCTATGCCCTGCTCGACCCGGTGGTGCAGCAGGTACTGACGAAGAAGGACGCGGACATCGACAAGTTACTCACCGACGCCGCTGCGAAGATCGACGCCCGCCTGGGCCGGTAG
- a CDS encoding sulfurtransferase — MNPLITAESLRSANDSGTDRPVVIDVTWNLMGPPGRDAYDAGHLPGAHFVDLDTELAGPPGPGGRHPLPEATIVEAALRRAGVGPDTTVVVYDAANSMAAARAWWIFRYFGVRDVRVLDGGFAAWQAAGGEVSTTVPADAAGTFVASPGHIPMLDAEGAAALASTGVLLDARAPERFAGEVEPMDKVAGHIPGAVNAPTTANVTADGHFLSADELRKRFADLDVDASSEVGVYCGSGVTAAHEALALQIAGIEAPVYVGSWSEWITDPTRPIATGTD; from the coding sequence ATGAACCCGCTGATCACTGCCGAATCGTTGCGCTCGGCCAACGACTCGGGTACCGATCGCCCGGTGGTCATCGACGTGACGTGGAACCTGATGGGGCCGCCCGGCCGGGACGCGTACGACGCGGGCCACCTGCCCGGCGCCCATTTCGTCGACCTCGACACCGAGCTGGCCGGCCCACCCGGCCCCGGCGGACGCCACCCGTTGCCTGAGGCAACCATCGTCGAAGCCGCACTACGCCGGGCGGGCGTCGGACCGGACACAACCGTCGTTGTCTACGACGCCGCGAACTCGATGGCCGCGGCCCGCGCCTGGTGGATCTTCCGGTACTTCGGGGTGCGCGACGTCCGCGTCCTCGACGGCGGTTTCGCGGCCTGGCAGGCAGCCGGGGGAGAGGTCAGTACGACGGTCCCCGCCGACGCGGCCGGAACCTTCGTCGCTTCACCCGGCCACATCCCGATGCTGGACGCCGAAGGTGCCGCCGCGCTGGCATCGACCGGAGTGCTCCTCGACGCCCGCGCACCGGAGCGCTTCGCCGGCGAGGTCGAGCCGATGGACAAGGTGGCCGGTCACATCCCGGGTGCCGTCAACGCGCCGACGACCGCGAACGTCACCGCAGACGGCCACTTCCTCTCCGCCGACGAACTACGCAAGCGCTTCGCGGACCTCGACGTGGATGCCTCGAGCGAGGTCGGCGTGTACTGCGGGTCCGGGGTGACCGCCGCGCACGAGGCGCTCGCGCTGCAGATCGCCGGCATCGAAGCGCCGGTCTACGTCGGCTCCTGGTCGGAATGGATCACCGACCCCACCCGCCCGATCGCCACGGGGACCGACTGA
- a CDS encoding thymidine kinase, which produces MADLLYFTGTMDCGKSTLALQMDHNHKARGRLGRIFTSHDRAGESRLSSRLGLEAAAIEVRPDFDFWQYVVGELTHGGRIDYVVCDEAQFYQPEQVEQLARLVDELQIDVFCFGILTDFRAMLFPGSARLVELADRMELLQVEALCWCGERATHNARTVAGEMVTEGEQLVVGDMEDPDNVVETAYEVLCRRHHRRRLTAARARATLSPEVLPFGGAV; this is translated from the coding sequence GTGGCTGACCTGCTCTATTTCACCGGGACGATGGACTGCGGCAAGTCGACGCTCGCCTTGCAGATGGATCACAACCACAAGGCGCGGGGGCGGTTGGGCCGGATCTTCACCAGCCACGACCGGGCCGGGGAGTCGCGGTTGTCGTCGCGGCTCGGGCTGGAGGCGGCCGCCATCGAGGTCCGGCCGGACTTCGACTTCTGGCAATACGTCGTCGGGGAGCTGACCCACGGCGGCCGGATCGACTACGTGGTCTGTGACGAGGCGCAGTTCTATCAGCCCGAGCAGGTCGAGCAGCTCGCCCGGCTCGTGGACGAGTTGCAGATCGACGTGTTCTGCTTCGGCATCCTCACCGACTTCCGCGCGATGCTGTTCCCAGGATCCGCGCGGCTGGTCGAGCTGGCCGACCGGATGGAGCTGCTGCAGGTCGAGGCCCTGTGCTGGTGCGGCGAACGCGCCACCCACAACGCCCGGACGGTCGCGGGCGAGATGGTGACCGAGGGCGAGCAGCTCGTGGTCGGCGACATGGAAGATCCCGACAACGTGGTCGAGACGGCGTACGAAGTACTGTGCCGTCGCCATCACCGGCGTCGCCTGACCGCCGCCCGTGCACGTGCCACGCTGTCACCCGAGGTCCTGCCGTTCGGAGGCGCCGTATGA
- a CDS encoding VOC family protein: MADAVVHFEIIGEDPGRLREYYGSLFGWQFAVGDTVAGFVSEAGNYGFVDGSTTGDGAGLNGGVGGGAGFAPKALFYVGVDDVEAALRQAEELGGTRLFGPEGKPGSLVVGQFTDPEGNLIGVAGPV; encoded by the coding sequence ATGGCGGACGCGGTAGTGCACTTCGAGATCATCGGCGAGGACCCAGGGCGGCTGCGGGAGTACTACGGTTCGCTGTTCGGCTGGCAGTTCGCGGTCGGTGACACCGTTGCCGGATTCGTCTCGGAGGCCGGCAACTACGGCTTCGTCGACGGCAGTACGACGGGCGACGGCGCCGGCCTCAACGGCGGCGTCGGCGGCGGTGCCGGGTTCGCGCCGAAGGCACTCTTCTACGTCGGGGTCGACGACGTGGAAGCCGCGCTGCGCCAAGCCGAAGAGCTCGGCGGAACTCGGCTCTTCGGCCCCGAAGGCAAGCCCGGCTCCTTGGTCGTCGGCCAGTTCACCGACCCCGAAGGCAACCTGATCGGCGTCGCCGGTCCGGTGTGA
- a CDS encoding LysR family transcriptional regulator, translated as MLDVRRLRLLRDLSQLGTIAAVAKIHTYTPSAVSQQLAALEREAGVALLERSGRRVVLTPAGAVLAKHAETVLSALEEAGAAVAAAGNELSGPLHIGAFPTAVRTLLPEALVTLGRDHPRLELMVTELDPADAPEALRERRLDVALIHDYDVLPTAGGQGLEESPLLEETVFLAVRAGSGFAGIHSAADAAWIAGTPGTVCHAVTLQLCHTAGFSPRIRHYADDFAAVLALVAAGQGVSLVPQLAAADPPSGVRLLPLGARRRTRIAHRSGAAGHPAVIAFTEAVRASTAGYLAH; from the coding sequence ATGCTCGATGTCCGGCGGCTCCGGCTGCTCCGCGATCTGTCCCAGCTCGGGACGATCGCGGCGGTGGCGAAGATCCACACCTACACGCCGTCGGCGGTCTCCCAGCAGCTGGCCGCGCTCGAACGTGAAGCCGGGGTCGCACTCCTGGAGAGGTCAGGTCGGCGGGTCGTGCTCACACCGGCGGGCGCAGTGCTGGCGAAGCACGCGGAGACCGTCCTGTCCGCGCTCGAAGAAGCGGGCGCTGCCGTGGCTGCGGCCGGCAACGAATTGTCCGGACCCTTGCACATCGGTGCCTTTCCGACCGCAGTGCGGACTCTGCTGCCGGAAGCGTTGGTGACGCTGGGCCGCGATCATCCGCGTCTCGAGCTGATGGTGACCGAGCTGGATCCGGCCGACGCTCCTGAGGCGTTGCGGGAGCGTCGGTTGGACGTGGCTCTCATACACGACTACGACGTGTTGCCCACTGCGGGCGGGCAGGGTCTCGAGGAGTCGCCGCTGTTGGAGGAGACGGTGTTCCTCGCAGTACGGGCCGGGAGCGGGTTCGCCGGGATACATAGTGCTGCGGACGCCGCGTGGATCGCGGGAACTCCCGGGACGGTCTGCCATGCAGTGACCCTGCAGCTTTGCCACACGGCCGGATTCAGCCCGCGCATCCGGCACTACGCCGACGACTTCGCCGCAGTACTCGCGCTGGTGGCGGCCGGTCAGGGAGTCTCACTGGTCCCTCAACTGGCAGCGGCCGACCCACCTTCCGGCGTACGGCTGCTCCCCCTCGGTGCCCGGCGAAGGACTCGCATCGCGCATCGGTCCGGAGCCGCCGGTCATCCGGCCGTCATCGCCTTCACCGAGGCGGTTCGCGCCTCCACCGCCGGCTACCTCGCGCACTGA
- a CDS encoding carbohydrate ABC transporter permease has protein sequence MALLTRSATIATSETERSRRSPANWLRSGGLSAVVFALPLVLTFLYFSWGPIVRGLVLSFQKNNLVTTPEWVGMANFSYVLTDPQLPQATINTLYFALLALVFGFPVPLFLAVFISELRKTGWLYNVISYLPAVVPPVVAILLWKYFYDPGSGVFNAILGWVGLGPYAWLNSPHLAMPAIVLEATWAGAGATSIIYLAALTGVRNELYEAAELDGAGIWRRVWHVTIPQIRGIILIMMLLQLIGTFQVFTEPFLFTGGGPDNATTTILLLIYRYAFINGDFGAATALSVLLALVLCVLSVVYHLLTRRWSTT, from the coding sequence ATGGCTCTGCTGACAAGATCCGCCACCATCGCCACCTCGGAGACTGAGCGGTCCCGTCGGAGCCCGGCCAACTGGCTGCGCTCCGGCGGTCTCAGCGCGGTCGTCTTCGCCCTGCCGCTGGTCCTGACCTTCCTGTACTTCTCCTGGGGCCCGATCGTGCGCGGGCTGGTGCTGTCCTTCCAGAAGAACAACCTGGTCACCACCCCCGAATGGGTCGGGATGGCGAACTTCAGCTACGTGCTGACCGACCCACAGTTGCCGCAAGCAACGATCAACACCCTGTACTTCGCGTTGCTGGCCCTCGTCTTCGGTTTCCCGGTGCCGCTGTTCCTGGCGGTGTTCATCAGCGAGTTGCGCAAGACCGGCTGGCTCTACAACGTGATCTCCTACCTGCCGGCCGTCGTACCGCCGGTGGTCGCGATCTTGTTGTGGAAGTACTTCTACGATCCCGGCTCCGGCGTCTTCAACGCGATCCTCGGCTGGGTCGGGCTCGGTCCGTACGCCTGGCTGAACTCGCCGCACCTGGCGATGCCGGCGATCGTGCTGGAGGCGACCTGGGCCGGCGCCGGGGCCACCTCGATCATCTACCTGGCCGCGCTCACCGGCGTACGGAACGAGTTGTACGAGGCGGCCGAGCTGGACGGGGCCGGGATCTGGCGGCGGGTCTGGCATGTCACGATCCCGCAGATCCGCGGAATCATCCTGATCATGATGCTGCTGCAGCTGATCGGGACGTTCCAGGTGTTCACCGAGCCGTTCCTGTTCACCGGTGGCGGCCCGGACAACGCGACGACGACGATCCTGCTGCTGATCTACCGGTACGCGTTCATCAACGGCGACTTCGGCGCGGCCACGGCGCTCAGCGTGCTGCTGGCACTGGTGCTGTGCGTGCTGTCGGTCGTCTACCACCTCCTGACCAGACGTTGGAGTACGACATGA
- a CDS encoding RNA-guided endonuclease InsQ/TnpB family protein, whose protein sequence is MSRFRMYPTTVQQAALLLQCSHARFVWNLALEQWSMWRRDKAFTPGFAEKGRQLTEARAEFEWLRAGSQTVQQQALRDFDHAVRSFFKGTHGRPTWRKAGCHEGFRIVGPQASRVVKQNRKWAAVNVPKVGWVRFRTSRSVPHAKSYRVTRSRDGRWHIAFAVIPPPLRAPGTGGVVGVDRGITVSAALSTGELLICPRLSDRESERLKQLQRRLCRCRRGSNRQKRYKSAIAKLYTRARDRRKDWVEKTSTDIERPGQYLPNRRRAKAGLNRAILASGWGDLVKRLEDKAAGRVEKVNPAYTSQTCSVCGHRAPENRKSQAVFRCAACKHQSNADVNAAMNIAAGRAVSARRETRVPVSLKREPQLAASR, encoded by the coding sequence ATGTCCCGGTTCAGGATGTATCCGACGACCGTGCAGCAAGCTGCACTGCTGCTGCAATGCAGCCACGCCCGGTTTGTCTGGAACCTCGCTCTGGAGCAATGGTCGATGTGGAGGCGTGACAAGGCCTTCACACCCGGATTTGCGGAGAAGGGCCGGCAGTTGACCGAGGCGCGAGCCGAGTTCGAATGGTTGCGGGCCGGTTCCCAGACTGTTCAGCAGCAGGCCTTGCGGGACTTCGACCACGCAGTCCGCAGCTTCTTCAAAGGAACGCATGGACGCCCGACCTGGCGCAAGGCCGGCTGCCATGAAGGGTTCCGTATCGTCGGCCCTCAGGCGTCTCGTGTCGTCAAGCAGAACCGGAAGTGGGCTGCGGTCAATGTGCCGAAAGTCGGCTGGGTCCGGTTCCGGACGTCCCGTAGCGTGCCGCATGCCAAGTCGTACCGGGTGACCCGCAGCCGGGACGGTCGCTGGCACATCGCCTTCGCCGTCATTCCGCCACCGCTCCGTGCGCCGGGTACAGGTGGAGTTGTCGGTGTGGACCGTGGCATCACCGTATCGGCGGCATTGAGTACCGGCGAGCTGCTGATCTGCCCCCGGCTGTCGGACCGGGAGTCCGAACGGCTCAAGCAGCTGCAACGTCGCCTGTGCCGATGCCGACGCGGCTCCAATCGGCAGAAGCGATACAAGTCGGCGATCGCGAAGCTCTACACCCGCGCACGAGACCGCCGCAAGGATTGGGTGGAGAAGACCAGCACCGACATCGAGCGACCGGGACAGTATTTGCCGAATCGCCGCCGTGCAAAAGCCGGGCTCAATCGTGCCATCCTGGCCAGCGGCTGGGGGGACCTCGTGAAGAGGCTCGAGGACAAGGCTGCCGGACGGGTCGAGAAGGTCAACCCCGCGTACACGTCGCAGACCTGCAGCGTTTGCGGGCACCGTGCGCCGGAGAACCGCAAGAGCCAAGCGGTCTTCCGGTGCGCCGCCTGCAAACATCAAAGCAATGCGGATGTGAATGCGGCGATGAACATCGCGGCCGGACGGGCCGTCAGCGCACGCCGAGAGACGCGGGTACCGGTCTCGCTGAAGCGTGAACCTCAACTCGCTGCCTCCAGGTAG